The following proteins come from a genomic window of Musa acuminata AAA Group cultivar baxijiao chromosome BXJ1-7, Cavendish_Baxijiao_AAA, whole genome shotgun sequence:
- the LOC135678608 gene encoding leucine-rich repeat extensin-like protein 4, translated as MREQLSNPPKALRDSNPSFSPMQKTWWYLLLAFFQLFSLKTSAFSIGIGGGVGVWINGRGTTTTTASTQAPPTSPSNPTSSVEYTALQAWKSAITEDPSGILASWVGPNVCSYRGVFCSEPPEGTSSSSSSVVAGIDLNHASLRGSLVKELSFLAYLSIIHLNSNRFSGTIPDSFGELQYLTELDLSNNQFSGPFPTSTLRIPNLIYLDLRFNSFSGEVPDELFVGGLDGIFLNNNQFEGQIPMILWNSPASVITLANNKFSGSIPASFGHVGPGIREVLFLNNELTGCIPEGIGFLSDVEVLDLSFNSFTGHLPSSLSCLSDIEVLNMAHNQFSGELPDLVCDLKSLLNLTVSYNFFSGFSQDCDKLFFRNVGFDFSGNCIPGRDMQRPPPECMGIPGGGLSCLRIPAAKAVACSRAMVQGSRMPAMPYTSPTSFPSLP; from the coding sequence ATGAGAGAGCAGCTCTCAAATCCACCAAAAGCCCTGAGAGACTCCAATCCTTCCTTTAGTCCGATGCAAAAGACATGGTGGTATCTCCTTCTTGCCTTCTTCCAACTCTTCTCCCTAAAAACCTCAGCATTTAGTATTGGCATCGGTGGTGGTGTTGGAGTCTGGATCAATGGAAGAGGCACCACTACCACCACAGCCAGCACACAAGCACCACCAACCAGTCCCTCAAATCCCACCAGCAGCGTGGAGTACACAGCTCTTCAAGCTTGGAAGTCAGCCATCACAGAGGATCCATCAGGAATCCTAGCCTCCTGGGTTGGTCCGAATGTATGCTCATACAGAGGTGTCTTCTGCTCCGAACCACCTGAgggcacctcctcctcctcctcctctgtggTCGCAGGCATAGATCTCAACCATGCCAGCCTCAGAGGCTCATTGGTGAAGGAGCTCTCTTTCCTCGCATATCTCTCCATCATTCACCTAAACAGCAACCGGTTCTCAGGTACAATTCCAGACTCCTTCGGAGAGCTACAGTACCTCACGGAGCTGGACCTTAGTAACAACCAGTTCTCAGGACCCTTCCCCACCTCCACACTCCGCATCCCAAACCTCATCTACCTTGACCTCAGGTTCAACAGCTTCTCAGGTGAAGTCCCAGATGAGCTCTTTGTGGGAGGTTTGGACGGCATATTCCTCAACAACAACCAGTTCGAAGGCCAGATCCCCATGATCCTCTGGAACTCCCCAGCTTCTGTGATCACCCTGGCCAACAACAAGTTCTCTGGATCCATCCCGGCCAGCTTTGGCCACGTGGGACCTGGCATCAGGGAGGTGCTGTTCCTGAACAACGAACTAACAGGTTGCATTCCGGAAGGGATCGGCTTTCTAAGTGATGTAGAAGTCTTGGATTTGAGCTTCAATTCGTTCACAGGCCATCTCCCAAGCTCCTTGTCATGCCTTTCTGACATTGAGGTCCTTAACATGGCCCACAACCAGTTCTCAGGGGAGCTCCCAGACCTCGTTTGTGACCTCAAGAGTCTCCTAAACCTCACCGTTTCTTACAATTTCTTTTCTGGGTTCAGCCAGGACTGTGACAAGCTGTTCTTCAGAAATGTGGGATTTGATTTCTCTGGGAACTGCATACCTGGGAGGGACATGCAGAGGCCTCCACCTGAGTGCATGGGGATT
- the LOC135678609 gene encoding transcription factor bHLH115-like isoform X2, which yields MSSDPNNDCAGWLFASDFIWDARIIDGPSASSAMLGFDVLSKEDNCPNNGSRKKRNRVESCAAPGTKACREKLRRDRLNDRHVRPPCNCCHMLEKAACLFTELCSVMDPGKPPKTDKSAILSDATRLMNHLRLEAEKLKDSNEALKDAIKSLKAEKLELRDEKMRLKAEKERTEQMLKAISTTPQFMTQPAAATRHSASVAAHIKTIPHPNYMPMGMWRWIPPAALDTSQDHVLRPPVA from the exons ATGAGCTCCGATCCGAACAACGACTGCGCGGGGTGGCTTTTCGCCTCGGATTTCATCTGGGACGCTCGGATCATCGACGGCCCCTCAGCTTCGAG TGCAATGCTTGGGTTTGATGTGTTGAGCAAGGAGGACAACTGCCCAAACAATGGTTCCCGGAAGAAACG AAACCGTGTGGAGTCATGTGCTGCACCAGGCACAAAAGCTTGCCGTGAGAAACTGCGAAGGGATAGACTCAATGATAGGCATGTTCGACCACCATGCAACTGTTGCCATATGCTGGAAAAAGCAGCCTGTTT GTTCACGGAGTTGTGCTCGGTCATGGATCCTGGAAAGCCTCCCAAGACAGACAAATCTGCCATTTTGAGTGATGCCACTCGTCTTATGAACCATTTGCGTCTTGAAGCAGAGAAGCTCAAAGACTCGAATGAAGCACTCAAAGATGCCATAAAGAGTCTGAAG GCAGAGAAATTGGAGCTAAGGGATGAGAAAATGAGGCTGAAGGCTGAGAAGGAGCGGACGGAACAGATGCTCAAAGCCATTAGCACTACACCCCAGTTCATGACTCAACCAGCTGCCGCAACTCGTCATTCAGCATCAGTTGCCGCTCACATCAAAACCATCCCGCACCCGAACTACATGCCAATGGGCATGTGGCGATGGATACCTCCAGCCGCTTTGGATACTTCTCAGGATCATGTGCTAAGGCCGCCTGTTGCTTAG
- the LOC135678609 gene encoding transcription factor bHLH115-like isoform X1 produces MSSDPNNDCAGWLFASDFIWDARIIDGPSASSAMLGFDVLSKEDNCPNNGSRKKRNRVESCAAPGTKACREKLRRDRLNDRHVRPPCNCCHMLEKAACLFTELCSVMDPGKPPKTDKSAILSDATRLMNHLRLEAEKLKDSNEALKDAIKSLKHALQAEKLELRDEKMRLKAEKERTEQMLKAISTTPQFMTQPAAATRHSASVAAHIKTIPHPNYMPMGMWRWIPPAALDTSQDHVLRPPVA; encoded by the exons ATGAGCTCCGATCCGAACAACGACTGCGCGGGGTGGCTTTTCGCCTCGGATTTCATCTGGGACGCTCGGATCATCGACGGCCCCTCAGCTTCGAG TGCAATGCTTGGGTTTGATGTGTTGAGCAAGGAGGACAACTGCCCAAACAATGGTTCCCGGAAGAAACG AAACCGTGTGGAGTCATGTGCTGCACCAGGCACAAAAGCTTGCCGTGAGAAACTGCGAAGGGATAGACTCAATGATAGGCATGTTCGACCACCATGCAACTGTTGCCATATGCTGGAAAAAGCAGCCTGTTT GTTCACGGAGTTGTGCTCGGTCATGGATCCTGGAAAGCCTCCCAAGACAGACAAATCTGCCATTTTGAGTGATGCCACTCGTCTTATGAACCATTTGCGTCTTGAAGCAGAGAAGCTCAAAGACTCGAATGAAGCACTCAAAGATGCCATAAAGAGTCTGAAG CATGCCTTGCAGGCAGAGAAATTGGAGCTAAGGGATGAGAAAATGAGGCTGAAGGCTGAGAAGGAGCGGACGGAACAGATGCTCAAAGCCATTAGCACTACACCCCAGTTCATGACTCAACCAGCTGCCGCAACTCGTCATTCAGCATCAGTTGCCGCTCACATCAAAACCATCCCGCACCCGAACTACATGCCAATGGGCATGTGGCGATGGATACCTCCAGCCGCTTTGGATACTTCTCAGGATCATGTGCTAAGGCCGCCTGTTGCTTAG
- the LOC135678609 gene encoding transcription factor ILR3-like isoform X4, with protein MSSDPNNDCAGWLFASDFIWDARIIDGPSASSAMLGFDVLSKEDNCPNNGSRKKRNRVESCAAPGTKACREKLRRDRLNDRFTELCSVMDPGKPPKTDKSAILSDATRLMNHLRLEAEKLKDSNEALKDAIKSLKAEKLELRDEKMRLKAEKERTEQMLKAISTTPQFMTQPAAATRHSASVAAHIKTIPHPNYMPMGMWRWIPPAALDTSQDHVLRPPVA; from the exons ATGAGCTCCGATCCGAACAACGACTGCGCGGGGTGGCTTTTCGCCTCGGATTTCATCTGGGACGCTCGGATCATCGACGGCCCCTCAGCTTCGAG TGCAATGCTTGGGTTTGATGTGTTGAGCAAGGAGGACAACTGCCCAAACAATGGTTCCCGGAAGAAACG AAACCGTGTGGAGTCATGTGCTGCACCAGGCACAAAAGCTTGCCGTGAGAAACTGCGAAGGGATAGACTCAATGATAG GTTCACGGAGTTGTGCTCGGTCATGGATCCTGGAAAGCCTCCCAAGACAGACAAATCTGCCATTTTGAGTGATGCCACTCGTCTTATGAACCATTTGCGTCTTGAAGCAGAGAAGCTCAAAGACTCGAATGAAGCACTCAAAGATGCCATAAAGAGTCTGAAG GCAGAGAAATTGGAGCTAAGGGATGAGAAAATGAGGCTGAAGGCTGAGAAGGAGCGGACGGAACAGATGCTCAAAGCCATTAGCACTACACCCCAGTTCATGACTCAACCAGCTGCCGCAACTCGTCATTCAGCATCAGTTGCCGCTCACATCAAAACCATCCCGCACCCGAACTACATGCCAATGGGCATGTGGCGATGGATACCTCCAGCCGCTTTGGATACTTCTCAGGATCATGTGCTAAGGCCGCCTGTTGCTTAG
- the LOC135678609 gene encoding transcription factor bHLH115-like isoform X3 has protein sequence MSSDPNNDCAGWLFASDFIWDARIIDGPSASSAMLGFDVLSKEDNCPNNGSRKKRNRVESCAAPGTKACREKLRRDRLNDRFTELCSVMDPGKPPKTDKSAILSDATRLMNHLRLEAEKLKDSNEALKDAIKSLKHALQAEKLELRDEKMRLKAEKERTEQMLKAISTTPQFMTQPAAATRHSASVAAHIKTIPHPNYMPMGMWRWIPPAALDTSQDHVLRPPVA, from the exons ATGAGCTCCGATCCGAACAACGACTGCGCGGGGTGGCTTTTCGCCTCGGATTTCATCTGGGACGCTCGGATCATCGACGGCCCCTCAGCTTCGAG TGCAATGCTTGGGTTTGATGTGTTGAGCAAGGAGGACAACTGCCCAAACAATGGTTCCCGGAAGAAACG AAACCGTGTGGAGTCATGTGCTGCACCAGGCACAAAAGCTTGCCGTGAGAAACTGCGAAGGGATAGACTCAATGATAG GTTCACGGAGTTGTGCTCGGTCATGGATCCTGGAAAGCCTCCCAAGACAGACAAATCTGCCATTTTGAGTGATGCCACTCGTCTTATGAACCATTTGCGTCTTGAAGCAGAGAAGCTCAAAGACTCGAATGAAGCACTCAAAGATGCCATAAAGAGTCTGAAG CATGCCTTGCAGGCAGAGAAATTGGAGCTAAGGGATGAGAAAATGAGGCTGAAGGCTGAGAAGGAGCGGACGGAACAGATGCTCAAAGCCATTAGCACTACACCCCAGTTCATGACTCAACCAGCTGCCGCAACTCGTCATTCAGCATCAGTTGCCGCTCACATCAAAACCATCCCGCACCCGAACTACATGCCAATGGGCATGTGGCGATGGATACCTCCAGCCGCTTTGGATACTTCTCAGGATCATGTGCTAAGGCCGCCTGTTGCTTAG
- the LOC103991353 gene encoding serine/threonine-protein phosphatase PP1 isozyme 1, with translation MPIDAALLDDIIRRLLLSKGSRPAKYAQLTDKEIRQLCIASKEIFLRQPNLLELEAPIKICGDIHGQYTDLLRLFECGGYPPQANYLFLGDYVDRGKQSIETICLLLAYKIKYPESFFLLRGNHECASISRIYGFYDECKRRYYVHLWRVFTDCFNCLPAAALIEDKILCMHGGLSPQLKNLNQIRNIARPVDVPDTGLLCDLLWSDPDENIQGWGENDRGVSYTFGPDVVAQFLQKLDIDLICRAHEVVQDGYKFFARRQLVTLFSAPNYCGEFDNVGAIMNVDGNLTCSFQILQPTEKMGLWNKLSRSGTSPGKVWKD, from the exons ATGCCGATAGACGCGGCGTTGTTGGACGATATCATACGGCGGCTTCTGCTGTCCAAGGGCTCCCGGCCGGCCAAGTATGCGCAGCTAACGGATAAGGAGATCCGGCAGCTGTGCATCGCGTCGAAGGAGATCTTTCTCAGACAGCCCAATCTGCTGGAGCTCGAAGCCCCCATCAAGATCTGCG GAGATATTCATGGTCAGTATACTGATCTTCTTCGGCTTTTCGAGTGTGGAGGATACCCCCCACAGGCAAATTATTTGTTCCTTGGGGACTACGTTGATCGTGGCAAGCAGAGCATAGAAACCATATGCCTGCTCCTGGCATACAAGATCAAGTACCCAGAGAGCTTCTTCCTTCTCAGGGGTAACCATGAATGTGCTTCCATTAGTCGCATATATGGCTTTTATGATGAGTGCAAGAGGAGATACTATGTTCATCTATGGAGAGTCTTTACTGATTGTTTCAACTGCCTCCCGGCTGCTGCACTTATCGAGGACAAGATACTCTGCATGCATGGGGGTCTATCTCCTCAATTGAAGAACTTGAACCAGATACGAAACATTGCACGGCCGGTGGATGTTCCAGACACTGGTCTCCTCTGTGATCTGCTATGGTCGGACCCTGACGAAAACATCCAGGGCTGGGGAGAAAATGATAGAGGTGTCTCTTACACATTTGGGCCAGACGTGGTAGCTCAGTTTCTTCAGAAGCTTGATATAGACCTCATCTGCCGTGCCCATGAG GTCGTGCAAGATGGATATAAATTCTTTGCGAGACGGCAGCTGGTGACACTGTTCTCTGCTCCAAACTATTGCGGGGAATTTGATAATGTCGGTGCTATAATGAATGTGGATGGAAATCTGACATGTTCGTTTCAGATTCTACAGCCAACTGAAAAGATGGGATTGTGGAATAAGTTATCACGATCTGGAACATCTCCTGGAAAG GTTTGGAAAGATTGA